In Sphingobacteriaceae bacterium, the following are encoded in one genomic region:
- a CDS encoding UvrD-helicase domain-containing protein, with protein MKNFLVYKSGAGSGKTFTLVKEFLRLAMLDEKKINYNFKRILAVTFTNKAAAEMKERVIHYLTEISKNAILPDIGQSLLIDLNIKEEQLRERAKLLLTQIIHNYSELSIGTIDSFTHKIVKTFAYELDLPINFNIETDLTSFYNQIISNLFATVGEDKNVTALLKEYALAKADDNASWDPERSLKQFVKLLGKENASEFIEKLNTLSDDELNSINQQIKTAIGAFRKNIKEMAITGQQIIKTNNLTVNDLKGKSKSPLNIFEKCLKGKESESDFQQKTLLEAIETGKWLIQTGKLNDQFTQTVVELRTYYLQNCTGYQLNILLHKHMHLIRLIKKIEELSSAKKEEEQIVFISEFNQKIFELIKNEPTPFIYERLGEKYHHYLLDEFQDTSSLQWQNILPLLDHSLASGYYNLVVGDGKQSIYRWRNANVKQFIDLPGKIKGNENKTEKERLDSLSRNYQVAFLDTNRRSTSTIVEFNNNLFSDLSENLGGEDTKSIYYKQSQITHSNETGLVQIHSGVLASAEHKEINLKQVLENVRAALADGFQPKDICIITRKKETGSWVAQVLSENQIPVVSSESLLLKNNRQVNVLTSFLSYLIDKSDKISAGVVLQYLFDEQIIDANTLFLSYEDLAKSKDLFKVLNKIGIQFQEEKLELSNLLDLCIYINELLQLSKDNSIYIRFFLDQVTEFTINGKNSLSAFLTWWEVRQKKASVIIPESSNAVKIMTIHAAKGLEFPVVIIPFCNWRIHEQDDVWVDLSHTNSKLPVSILQVNTQMEAAGLSAAFEHEIQEEILDNLNLLYVAFTRAIHRLHILAYRKEKVNHKSVDQWLSQFLFKDEKLTDLNISTFGQSLKYNSKKKANLPEFKLNNIRFNADSKTIQIKSSTGGDFLYEKDFIQYGIAIHEILSNIQSIEAIETEVQLAVTKGLISAKDQNSIITKITSIINHPDLIEYYNTPFTNKVEKEILSENGEILRPDKIVINNKSAVIIDYKSGYSKAEIHREQMNNYEKALLKMGFQEIKKLIAFVDTGQVIRLD; from the coding sequence GTGAAAAATTTTTTGGTTTATAAATCAGGGGCCGGTAGCGGAAAAACATTTACGTTAGTTAAAGAATTTCTAAGACTGGCCATGCTTGATGAAAAAAAAATAAACTATAATTTCAAAAGAATACTTGCTGTTACATTTACAAACAAGGCAGCTGCAGAAATGAAAGAACGCGTTATTCACTACCTCACTGAAATTAGTAAAAACGCCATACTTCCCGATATCGGACAAAGTTTACTTATCGATTTAAATATTAAAGAGGAACAACTGCGAGAAAGAGCCAAATTATTACTCACTCAAATTATTCACAACTATTCCGAATTATCTATTGGAACAATAGACAGTTTTACGCATAAAATTGTGAAAACCTTTGCCTATGAATTAGATTTACCGATTAATTTCAATATTGAAACCGACCTAACTTCTTTTTACAATCAAATTATTTCAAACTTATTTGCAACAGTTGGTGAAGACAAAAATGTTACCGCCTTATTAAAAGAATATGCACTCGCAAAAGCAGATGATAACGCTTCCTGGGACCCGGAAAGAAGTCTTAAACAATTTGTAAAATTACTGGGCAAAGAAAACGCATCAGAATTTATTGAAAAACTAAATACACTAAGTGATGATGAGTTAAACAGTATTAATCAGCAAATTAAAACAGCCATTGGTGCGTTTAGAAAAAACATCAAAGAAATGGCAATTACCGGGCAACAAATAATTAAAACAAATAATCTAACTGTAAATGATTTAAAAGGGAAATCCAAGTCCCCACTAAATATTTTTGAAAAATGTTTAAAAGGAAAGGAAAGTGAAAGTGACTTTCAGCAAAAAACATTATTGGAAGCCATAGAAACCGGAAAATGGTTAATTCAAACCGGCAAGTTAAATGATCAGTTTACCCAAACCGTGGTTGAACTTCGAACTTATTATCTTCAAAATTGTACCGGTTATCAATTAAATATTTTGTTGCACAAGCACATGCATCTAATTCGGTTAATTAAAAAAATTGAAGAATTAAGCAGTGCCAAAAAAGAGGAAGAACAAATTGTGTTTATAAGTGAATTTAATCAAAAGATTTTTGAACTGATTAAAAATGAACCAACGCCTTTTATTTATGAACGTTTAGGAGAGAAGTATCATCATTATCTTTTAGATGAATTTCAAGACACCAGTTCTTTGCAATGGCAAAACATCTTACCCCTGCTCGATCATTCATTAGCATCAGGTTATTACAATTTAGTGGTAGGTGATGGTAAGCAAAGTATTTACAGATGGCGAAACGCCAATGTAAAACAATTTATCGATTTGCCCGGTAAAATAAAGGGAAATGAAAATAAAACAGAAAAAGAACGACTAGACAGTTTATCTCGAAATTATCAGGTTGCATTTTTGGATACAAACCGACGAAGCACCAGCACTATTGTCGAATTCAATAATAATTTATTTTCTGATTTATCAGAAAATTTAGGGGGTGAGGATACAAAAAGTATTTACTATAAACAAAGCCAAATCACCCATTCAAATGAGACAGGCCTGGTGCAAATTCATTCCGGAGTTTTAGCCTCAGCTGAACACAAGGAAATAAATTTAAAGCAGGTGCTCGAAAATGTTAGGGCTGCTTTAGCTGACGGCTTTCAACCCAAAGACATTTGTATTATTACCCGAAAAAAAGAAACAGGAAGTTGGGTAGCGCAAGTGTTGTCAGAAAACCAAATTCCGGTAGTTTCTTCTGAATCTCTTCTTTTAAAAAACAACAGACAAGTTAATGTTTTAACAAGCTTTCTTTCCTATCTTATTGACAAATCTGATAAAATTAGTGCCGGAGTTGTTTTACAATATCTTTTTGATGAACAAATTATTGATGCAAACACCCTTTTCCTTTCATATGAAGATTTAGCCAAGTCTAAAGATCTGTTTAAAGTATTAAATAAAATCGGCATTCAATTTCAGGAAGAAAAATTAGAACTGAGCAATCTATTAGATCTCTGCATTTATATTAATGAATTACTTCAACTTTCTAAAGATAATTCCATTTACATTCGTTTTTTTCTTGATCAGGTTACAGAATTTACAATAAATGGAAAAAACAGTTTATCTGCATTTTTAACCTGGTGGGAAGTGCGTCAAAAAAAGGCTTCGGTTATTATTCCTGAAAGTAGCAATGCGGTTAAAATTATGACCATACATGCTGCGAAAGGACTCGAATTTCCTGTTGTCATCATACCTTTTTGTAACTGGAGAATTCACGAGCAGGATGATGTATGGGTAGATCTAAGTCATACCAATTCTAAATTACCGGTTTCTATCTTGCAGGTTAATACACAGATGGAGGCTGCCGGATTATCAGCCGCATTTGAACACGAAATACAAGAAGAAATTTTGGATAACTTAAATTTACTCTACGTAGCTTTTACCAGAGCCATTCATCGTTTGCATATTTTGGCCTATAGAAAAGAGAAAGTTAATCACAAATCGGTTGATCAATGGTTATCACAATTTTTGTTTAAAGATGAAAAACTGACTGATTTAAATATTAGCACATTCGGCCAATCCCTAAAGTATAACTCAAAAAAGAAAGCAAATTTACCCGAATTTAAATTAAATAATATTCGTTTTAATGCAGATTCAAAAACCATTCAGATCAAATCAAGCACCGGTGGAGATTTTCTTTATGAAAAAGACTTTATTCAATACGGCATTGCAATTCATGAAATACTTTCTAATATTCAATCTATTGAGGCAATCGAAACTGAAGTGCAACTTGCGGTAACAAAAGGCTTAATAAGTGCTAAAGACCAAAATTCTATTATAACAAAAATAACCTCCATTATTAATCACCCTGATTTAATTGAATACTACAATACCCCTTTTACAAATAAAGTAGAAAAGGAGATTCTTTCGGAAAACGGTGAAATTTTACGTCCCGATAAAATTGTAATTAACAATAAAAGTGCCGTTATTATTGATTATAAATCGGGTTACTCTAAAGCTGAAATTCATCGTGAACAAATGAATAATTATGAAAAAGCCTTATTAAAAATGGGATTTCAAGAGATAAAAAAGCTTATTGCTTTTGTTGACACCGGACAAGTAATTCGTCTGGATTAA